From one Coffea eugenioides isolate CCC68of chromosome 11, Ceug_1.0, whole genome shotgun sequence genomic stretch:
- the LOC113753047 gene encoding protease Do-like 9: MAGLKRKRGRKPKNSIAQNANTTTSTAAVYDGGIPPNPTSEATSQEPPTLRRGRGRGRPKKQVEDPKNDGGASPERRGSRLPDHAHINGGGGEGEFLAFAAAPTGDPRHAAEVAHSAAKAVPSMDAVVKVFCVHTEPNFSLPWQRKRQYSSSSSGFIIGGRRVLTNAHSVEHHTQVKLKKRGSDTKYLATVLAIGNECDIAMLTVSDDEFWEGVTPVEFGDLPALQDAVTVVGYPIGGDTISVTSGVVSRLEILSYVHGSTELLGLQIDAAINSGNSGGPAFSDKGKCVGIAFQSLKYEDVENIGYVIPTPVIMHFIQDYQKNGAYTGFPVLGVEWQKMENPDLRMAMGMTSNQKGVRIRRIEPTAPESHVLKPSDVIISFDGVNIANDGTVPFRHGERIGFSYLVSQKYTGDSAAVKVLRNSVMFEFSIKLATHKRLIPAHIREKPPSYYIVGGFVFTAVSVPYLRSEYGKEYEFEAPVKLLDKHLHGMAQSVDEQVVLVSQVLVADINIGYEEIVNTQVMAFNGKPVKNLKILAAMVEACDEEFLKFDLEYDQIVVLQTKSAKAATADILAMHCIPSPMSDDLKT, from the exons ATGGCAGGCTTAAAGAGGAAAAGAGGCCGAAAACCCAAAAATTCCATTGCTCAGAACGCCAACACCACTACTTCCACCGCCGCCGTGTACGACGGCGGAATACCTCCAAACCCTACTTCCGAAGCAACCAGCCAAGAACCTCCTACCCTACGCCGGGGCCGCGGCCGCGGCCGTCCCAAGAAACAAGTTGAGGACCCCAAGAACGATGGTGGAGCATCACCGGAGAGACGGGGCTCGAGGTTGCCTGATCATGCTCACATCAATGGCGGCGGAGGGGAAGGGGAGTTTCTGGCTTTCGCGGCTGCTCCCACCGGCGACCCCAGGCATGCGGCGGAGGTGGCCCACTCGGCGGCTAAGGCCGTGCCGTCGATGGACGCTGTGGTGAAGGTCTTCTGCGTGCACACTGAGCCGAATTTCTCGCTGCCATGGCAGAGGAAGCGGCAGTACAGCTCCAGCAGCAGTGGGTTCATCATTGGAGGCCGGAGAGTCCTCACCAATGCTCACTCTGTGGAGCATCACACTCAAGTCAAGCTTAAGAAACGCGGTTCTGATACTAAATACTTGGCTACCGTCCTTGCTATTGGCAACGAATGCGACATCG CTATGCTGACTGTGAGCGATGATGAATTCTGGGAAGGAGTTACACCAGTTGAATTTGGAGATTTACCTGCATTGCAAGATGCTGTGACTGTTGTCGGTTACCCTATAGGGGGCGATACAATCTCAGTGACAAGTGGAGTTGTTTCGCGCTTGGAAATTCTTTCTTACGTTCATGGGTCTACTGAGCTTCTTGGACTGCAG ATTGATGCTGCCATAAACTCTGGTAATTCAGGTGGCCCTGCCTTTAGTGATAAGGGCAAATGCGTGGGTATTGCATTTCAGTCTCTCAAATATGAGGATGTCGAGAATATTGGTTACGTGATACCAACACCAGtaatcatgcatttcattcaagATTACCAAAAGAATGGGGCATATACAG GATTTCCTGTGCTTGGGGTTGAGTGGCAGAAGATGGAAAATCCTGATCTGCGCATGGCAATGGGCATGACATCTAACCAAAAGGGTGTACGCATACGAAGAATTGAGCCCACTGCTCCAGAATCTCATGTTTTGAAGCCTTCTGATGTCATTATCAGCTTTGATGGGGTGAATATTGCAAATGATGGAACAG TTCCTTTTAGGCATGGAGAGCGCATTGGTTTTAGTTATCTTGTCTCGCAAAAATACACCGGAGATAGTGCTGCAGTCAAAGTGCTCAGGAACTCTGTGATGTTCGAGTTCAGTATAAAGCTGGCAACTCATAAAAGGCTTATTCCAGCCCACATAAGGGAGAAACCACCTTCTTATTACATTGTTGGTGGATTTGTCTTTACAGCTGTTTCTGTCCCATATTTACGTTCAGAG TATGGTAAAGAATACGAATTTGAAGCTCCTGTTAAATTGTTGGACAAACATCTGCATGGTATGGCACAGTCAGTTGACGAACAAGTTGTTCTTGTTTCTCAG GTGCTTGTCGCTGATATCAACATTGGTTATGAGGAAATAGTCAACACACAG GTTATGGCTTTCAACGGAAAACCCGTCAAAAACCTGAAAATCTTGGCTGCGATGGTGGAAGCCTGTGATGAAGAATTTTTGAAGTTCGATCTTGAATATGACCAG ATTGTGGTTCTCCAGACTAAATCTGCAAAAGCAGCAACAGCTGACATTCTAGCGATGCATTGTATACCTTCGCCGATGTCTGATGATCTCAAGACATGA